A region of the Hirundo rustica isolate bHirRus1 chromosome 5, bHirRus1.pri.v3, whole genome shotgun sequence genome:
TGAAAGTCATCTTTTTAACATTGTAGAAGGAAATTGTGGCAATGGAAACATGATGACTTCATATGCAAGCTTTGACACATAAGAGAACGCCATGACCTAATGCTTCAAAGTTTCTAACCTTGCTTTGTACAATACACTTTTCATGTTGCTGCATTTCATCAAATTCATGGAGGTAGTTATatgtgtaaaaaaaattaccataaaAGTAACATGTTGTATTATAATAATACATATTAAGTGTGCAAAATGCCGACAGATTTGTGTTGACCCTTTACAGTTGAACACAACACAGATTCAACCTAATCTAACTCTGTAAACCTTTAAATTGATACATTAGAAGAATGATAGATAAGCAACCACATAATACAAGGCTATGATTTCATCAAAGGATTAGGGTGACATAAAGCACTCAAGCTCCACTCTCGTGGTTTTGTTACCAGAACCTCAAGAtggaattttcttattttccattgttgattttaaaagggaaaaaaaaaaaattcaagactAGAACGTTTCTATTTGAAACTTCTGTTTACATTCCATATTCCAAGAGTCACATTAATATTGGTACAGTGCCATGTCAACATTAATATGACATTTATGTTGTCTGCTGGTCTCTGGGAACTTTAGGAAATAACATACTATACAGTTTATAGGTACGTACTATCACATTTTGTTGGAGTTACGTCTTCTGTTCAACCAGCTGCCTGCACAAATTCTGATTAGCTTATGACAAACAATTATTTCCCCAAAGGTGAAACCTGTTTCTGCTCTTCACATTTTATACTGCCATTAGTACTTCAGATcatcactgtaattttttttttaccattttgacatttttatttactgaatTGACACATATTACTGATGTCAGAGCTCATCTCAGAAACAAAATCACAGTCAGCCACTGCATAGTATATGACAATTCCCCACAAAAACTCTGACTCTACAGTTTGCATGGAATAAGTACGGCTGGAGTTACATATCGAATAATAAGATGCATCATGCAAAGCATTATATGGTAATTAGAGCACATCTTGGAAGGTATGATAAGGCAGAAGGCTAAAGGCCAAGTGACTTTGATAACCAACCAAAAGCACAATAATTTCCTTTATGTGCACCGAAAGGTCTTATTGCTCCTATGAAATGGAAATTATACACTGAAATCAATGAAAACAGATCTGTGCATTGACTGGGTATTCTTGACAGAAGTGGAAACTGATTGTGTCCAGAGTTCAAAAGCTATTTTATAAGTAAATGAACTATATCCGATTGTAACATAAGGCTGAATCATCAGTAAAGACTTCTGATGACCATAGAGAACATAAGTGAAGCTCGAATGACTTTGTATACAGAGTAATAAATGTCACCAGAACCTGATGAAAATACTGGCTTTTAATATGTACAGTTGGGTTTCATACCTGTGTACTACAAGAGCTAGACGGGGTAAATGTCCCTTTTCTATGAAACAATTTGGGCTGTTGCACATTTTAGTATCTTTGTTATTCTTCCACCAATTTGTCTGTTCTGATAAAATAAGTCAGTTTGTTGCACTACCAGGTTGCATGAGTAACAGAGCAGAATGTGACCCTATACCTAAAATTACTCTTGGAGTTTAACTATCTGTAGAATTTACTCTGCAGTAATTAGCATAGTACTAATTACACTGGAGTAACAGTTTAGGGAGTGCAATTAGAATGTACCATGCCTGCAGGACTCAGATTTCTACTGCAAACCAAGTGGACACATTGAATTTCTAGAAACCAGACATGTCCATAAAATGCTAAATTGCAAATAACATCCACTGAATAAAAAGGCCAGAAGTTTATAATTCTCTAAATTTTGTTCTCTGATAATCATTACACTGTATGCTATTTTTAATAGCCTAATTTAGGCACTCTATTTAATAAGCTACATAAAATAGATTTATGTCCTTCCACTAGAAAGAAATCAATTCTTCAGGCCATACTTGTCATTTATATCATAAAGGATATTTTTGTTCCAAGAAATTAGCTATCCTGATTCCTATATTAATGGCAAGTTGCAATACCAGAAGTGACACTAGAATTagattatctttttaaaataagtgaaTTATACTGAAgacatttaatatattttgtgtCACTCCACACTGTGGCTCCATGACAGTTAcatctttcccttccctccccactcccCCCATCTATGCAAAGGCCCACGTCCTCACTGGTGACTATGGAAAGTCAAGTACCAAGTCCCATTAAGTAAACATCTCTCctatttttgaaacaaaaggaGGAGCCGCCTTTCTTCCCACCCTAGAAACCCTGCATTCCtaggaaaaaagcaaatcaaaacaaaccccaaacctccttTTACTTGCTTAACCAGGTATTTGTAAAATTGTGTCACCAAAATGCACACTGAAAATGACTGATTAGTATTAATAATTCGCATATAGAGCTGAGGTCATGACTTGTCATGTTTGGCATTGTTTTTCCTCATGGTGATCCTGGCTGGTTACTTTCAGCAGTGGCTcagtttttgaagaaaaaaattatgaactcTGCAGTAGAGTTTAGCCTCTGACCAGGGGCATCACACATCtgtggcatttttttaaatgaagttgGCAACTGCATGGACATTGAAAATGCAGATTACACTTACAGTGTCTAGACTTTCATATATGTGCTCAGTTACAATTAAGTGAAGCAAAAAGTGTACATAGTATCCCTACTGCTATTCTGTTGCTACAGAGCCGCAAATGTGAAAAGCAATACCTTGAAATAAAGACTTCTTTGTTGCCCCTAGTCTACATTGCAGCACAGTTTAAGTGAACACTAAAACTGTGGTTGAgatgcttgttttatttttccccaaagatGTAAACATCAGTCCCAGTGTCGTAAACTTTGCTGTATAGGATGAGACAGACGATCTGAGGCAGGCTGACTATCAGACACTAGTGACAGAAGCTTGCAGGCAGTTACCAGGTTTCTGCAGTTTCTCAGCTTCACTCGTGGGTGGGTCTGCCGTGGCTCGGAAGTTGAACGTTGGGCCTGCGCCACCGTGtgcagggctcagagcagggttCTGACGTCTGTTGCTTTCAACAATACTTGAAGTGTTGGATGCCAGGCTCTCACGAGTActggaatggaaaagaaatatatatacacactcaTCTATGACATGCCTATCTATCTTTCGACCAGACAGGAAGGGAGAACAGAGTGTTTTATGATAGGTTTCCTGTGTTTGTATGTAATGTCACATCAATGAATCATCTCATTTTGACAGTACACATACGTTCCTCCAAAATGCATCCCAGAGGTGCTCAGCAGTCATCATACCGTAACACAGGTATAGCACTAAGCACAGCTGAAACTGTCACACAAACTGTAAACTGAACCAGTATCAAGCATCTGGATTTTTCACTCAAGGAAATAGCTTCCATCTTGCACTTGGAACATGCTAGTTTTCTTTCCTGACTGGTGCAGTTTTGCACAAAGTAGCTTCATCAAACTAGCTGTGTGACTAGGCAGAGTTAGGACAGCAATCATATAATACAGCATCCTCTATTCTCTCCTCTTCTACCGATGTTTTTGtacacaaaatattaaataaaagttttacATTACATTAAACTCACGATGTTTCTAAACGCAACACTTCAATTTTGCTTTGCAGCTGAGATGATTGAAACTTACCAAGACAATGAGACAACTGCCTGGTCTGTGACCTTGCCCTGGACAACAACTAGTGCTGctattttattcagaaaatgtACATTGTTCCTATAGTTCTAACATATCATTTAACCACAAGAGTGACAGGACACTTAACACTTCGAAAGATTAAGTCTTTTAATGATACATTTAATTATGAATGCAGGGAAGCTTGTATTTTAGTCTACAGATTTTAAGAAGCTCAGCCATGGCATGCTAAGGCTACTTTTACCAGTGCTACTGTTTTTGCTGTCTTTATgctattaaataatttttgatcGCTAAATGTGTGCCTGCTCAGGAACAGATTTGCTTTCAAACATCCATGCGGCCCCCCCGGTCATGTATCTTTTACCTGTACCCTACTTTTTTGTAAAATGACATCACCACTTGGTATGGAGATGTCGATGAATACATTTAGAGGACTCAATGCAGTTATTAAATAAGCACTATAAATAAGGATACTAATGGCAAAATCTTCATAGTCAGTTCAAAGTCAACCTAAATTTACCTGCTACTGAAAGGGGTAGCTCTTGCCTGCCTTGTGTGGACCTCACCCTGCCCCgtgtttctgctgcttccctgatTAAACTTTGCGGGCATCTAGACAGATCAGGGACCACTCTAGTTAAATACTAgccctaagaaaaaaaaatattagtgcTAGCATCAAGGGAAGAGTAGGAATACACAGCTTTAGATGTGGCAGGGGAGAAATGTGTCAGTGTACGGCACAGGGGAACAAAATACCACTTTTCCTAGTCATAAGGCAGATTTAAATAACCTTAAACTGACTGAGACTGAAAAATCAATGAGGCTTTTAGGAAAACTCTCATAGATCTTTTAAACTGGTCAAAATGGATGGTACTGATATTCTTCTGCCAATGATTGTTTTATTGTCCATTGTTCCTCAGAGCTTTGATGGGTGACACACATAGGAAATGATTCCTGTGAGCTGCAATGATGTATGGTGCACTtctcttgcttattttttttcttctccctctgcgTTTTAATGAAAATAGATGCAAATCTTAATTTTCAGAGATGATTTAGTATTGCATCATTCTTTATGGGACCACCAATTCCAGATCTTCAGACATGCTCAACCATGCTATTACAAACTGACCATTACAACATGTATACACAAAAGCTGCATTGAAAATTATGCATGCAGAGTAATGCCAAAATTAGCTTTCTTTAGGTGACAAAGGAGCAATAGTATTATATAAGCcctaaaaataaaggaatataaTTAATCTTGACAGCTGACATTTACTATATATAACTTGTATAAAAGCAATGCACAAAATATTATGaggcttttttccccaatggCGATTAATATGTTCACACGTTTTGTACACAAATACTTTGGAAGTCAAATGACCATTGCAAATTTCTTTAACTGCAGccatttctttctaatttttttttttaatatccttttttcaatttatcagacttgaaaaatattttttttcttttctagtgtGAAATTGGTAATTTTGATTCCCCAAACAATGTCACATACTTCAGTTTGAATGAAAAGGTACCACCCCACCTCAGGAAGCAGAGTTACATCATCAGTGGAGGCTAGAAGAATACACCTGAGGAACATCACTATATGCACAACCTGTTCTTATATTCTTCCCATGGCATCTGCTAAAGGACACTGTCACACCTAGCTGAATCTTACCAGATGGACACTGGATGGCTATTTTGTATTTCCTGGAAAGGGGCTGTGGAGTACATTTTTTGTTGTAAGGTAggataataataacaacatgGTACTTTTAGCCAAAGGGCTGAATTCACCCTCAGCTCAATTTGGTTTTGGAGACTTATACCAAAAAGTGATCCAAACTCAGCAAAATCATCAAATTTAATCATTTTGATGCAAAGATGATGAAAAGGCTTTGAAATACCCAGACTATATGCCAGtctcacaaaacaaaatacccTACAGAccgttttggtttggtttttttttaagcttactTTATGTGGCCTTGCCAAAAATAGTATTTGTTAATAAgtaaacagtaaaaataataaaaaaataggatGTGTGGAACACAAACATAATTAAAGGTTGCTCagctgtttctcttttgatttAAACCAAGTGGTACAGCAGCACTAAATCCAGTATGCTCACCACATCCTGTTCTCTTGCTAGCTAAGTTTAatataaacagaaattttaGCTTTTGTGTAAATAATTAGGGAAGAAAATGTCTGTCATTGCATTAATCAGAAACAAAAGTTTGATACTCAACTAGCTTACAAAACAGTAGTCCAAGAACTGATTTTTAATCCAGCCAATATCCTATCCTGGAGGTGAGTCCCATGCTTTGCGGAGTGAGACACGCTGAGCAAGAAGCAAACACCACAACAAATTCTCTCACAAAAACTGATTGCAAGTATATCACTTCAACTACTGGAAGAGATCACATTTAAAAAAGATAAGTGCAAACAGTTTAATACAACAGTTCTATGTGAGAAAAATGTCAGGCATCTGCAGAACAATCAATAACATAAATTTAAAGCATTCTCAAGCTTCTTTTTTAGAGTGGACTCAGTGTTAGTGGTATGATTTACTCGTattattttttaggttttttactCAGAAAAACGATACATTCACTAGAAGCCTGCTCTAGTTCGACACATCACTGCAATTTGCATCAGGCTCACTGATTTCTGTCTTGTCACTAACATAAGTGGGAGCAACTATCAAAtccaaaggaatttttttgaGAGTGATAGGATTtcaactgaaaatgaaatttagtCCTGTGTAGAAACAGGAAATCCTTCACAAGCCTTTCTGAGAGCCTTTGCtaaagatgcaaaaaaaatatatacttctGAGGAACAAGAACACCATTtacaggggaaaataaaaatgtgacaaaaaaccaaacaaaaaaaccccatttttttcaCATAATACAAAATCAGTCTTGgaggctttatttttaaacacaggtaataaataatttaagcTGAAGTAAGCCACTCAAAGAGAACTACTactgcaaattatttctttgttcttaGAGTCATTGTTCTGAACTCTGATGAGTTGCTATGCAGGCCAAACAAAACTGGTCATGCTCCATTCCATCAAGGACCTAGGACTGCCAAAGGTGAGACAGGCAAAGAAGAAGGCTGGCATAAAGGATTCTTAACTTGGAAATGAACTTGTGAAacctccagggcagggaatgcaCGAAAAactctctcctccctgcatcTGTAAGACTTGCAGCATACTGAGACTTCCACAATGCCTGAAATCCGTGGAAGAGTAATTACTAACCAGCACCACCATATGCAAACATCTGGACTCTTTTCCCAAGTATCTCAGACAATGCACCTCTCTCTCAGCAGTGTTAAGTCACACCTGAAGTTCAACACATACTGAGCACTTTTAACCTGTAGGGGGAGTGGCTAGGAGTGTAGTGTAGGAGTCTCACCAGTTTGGAATGGTGACTAGATaacactttcaaaatttttgaaGACAACAAACAAGAAagcccaaacacaaaacaacagaattcatttttctttttgtctgagCCAAAGATTTGTCTGAGCCACCTGGTCATCCCTAGTCTTTCCATTAGTCTTGATGATGGTATCTtagatgggaagggaagggaagggaaggggaaggggaaggggaagggaaggggaaggggaaggggaaggggaaggggaaggggaaggggaaggggaaggggaaggggaaggggaaggggatgcagaaGCTCATCTCTTTTGTTCTAAAAGCAAACACAagtttaatacagaaaaaaaaaaaaaaaggatacagGGAGGTGTTCATCCAACAGAAAATGAACTAATACAGAGTCAATGCCGCAAATGGTCATTTGTTTCTTACTGTGTGGTGGGAAACCCACACATCTGAAGAGAGGATTCCAGAGCTGTAGAAAAAAACACTGCCTGAAAACGTGTGAAATTTTTTAATGCAGACCCACATTCTGTCACCAATATCACACACCCATAAAACCATAAATGGAACTTTCTAGTCTGTAAAGCTGCAATGAATGTGACAGTCCTACCGTGGAGAGTTGAACCCGCTGTCCACAgtaatgctgctgctgtccatgCTGTCCAGGCGGGCTGAGTGGGTAGCTCTCTGGTTGTtgctattttctgtttccttcgGGGTGAGAAGAGTAAGATTCTTCTCAAACTTTCGCTGTAgatccctttccttttctctctctaggAGCCATTGCATTGTACCAACATCATCCCTGTTCTTTTCCTCCTCGGCATTTTTGTTGGTTCCTTCCTCTGAGTCATCATCATCAGATACGTTGTAATAGTCAAAAGAGGCCTCTTGGTTCCCGGTTGTGTCTTGCTGTCTCTGAGAAACAGGCATGACTTGTGTGACTGAGGTTACCATCGCTTGTTCAAGTTTCTCACATCTGACGGGCAATGTGTCAGAGGGGGTCTTTTGATGGGGCTTTAGCAGAGGTGTGTTAGACTTATGATAACTATTCACAGGAAGAGTGTTGTGCAGAGGCTTAAAGAGTGTGTCTTTgctaaatatttctttccttttatcaAGGCTGCTTGATTCAGTGCTATGGTGTTGAACCAGCCGCCCGTTAGCAATCACCTCTGGAGTTTGGCTAGAAATCACTGAACCACTGCTTGGGCCCTTTGGGGACTCCTCCTTGTGCACCCCAGGCTCCCTAGCAATATGTTGAGACTGTCTTTCTGTGGGAGTCATTTTTTTTAGCCCGTCTGTCCCTGTTAGTGTATCATGATCCTCTTTATTCTTTCCCAGTGGTGAAGGAGCAGTAAGCACCGTCTCACTGGATGTGTTGCACTGAAAATAGTCATCAACTGCAGATTTTGTTGTGCAGGAGTTGAGCTCGCTATATGGTGGCAAATTCTCTGTAGGCTTGCCTTGTTCCAATAGGCTACAAGAACTGGGGGTTTCTACACTGCCACCGGCTATTTCAGGGATGCAAGTCTCTTTGTAGCTTGCAGATGAAATCAGAGCCCTTTGATGACCGAGTGACTGAGATGGCCTTAAGGTACTATCATCAATGTAGGTTTGGCTAGTTGTTTGGTCATCTGGGCTACAGCCTTCACCTATATCTTCAGGTGTGCCTAAAGTAGCTGAGCCCAGAGGTCCCTTGGAGTTATCCATGGATCTAGACCTTTCTTTAGCTTTACTGGACCGCTCATTCCTTGATCTTCTATCCTGTGTATGGCTGTGGCTCCGATGGACCTTGGAGTGGGAGCTTCCCCTGGAAGGTTCAGGGAAAGGCATTTCAGTTCTTCTTTTGGCCAGTTCACCAGACACATCCCACTCTGGTGTCATGGGAAAGTGAGATTCAATCATGTTAGGATTGCTGTGCATTATATAATTATCTCCCTTGTGTTCTATTATAAAACAGCCTTCCCGTGGGGATCGAGTCAAGGGATCATAGAACTCATACTCCCTTTCAGCAGGTATATCCAAATGAGAGCCATCTGATGGGTCTCCTTTGGACACCCGGGTCTTGCTGTGTGACCTCGATTTCCCATGAGACTTTCTGTGATTCCTGCTCTTTTTACTTCGACCACTGTGGTGAGCTGAAGACCCAGCTTTGCTTCGttgagctttttcttcttcaagttTCTTCATTAGTGCAGTGTGTCTCATGACATTTTCCACAGTCAAGTCGGGGTTAATGCGCCTAATTATCTCCATTTCTACCTCCCTAGGTATAGTGGTAGGGGTGTCCTCATCCCTTAGGGGCCACTCCTCTGGAGGAAACTGGGCAGAGAAATTTGCCAACTGTTTGGTCTTATCTTTCTTAAAACTTAATCGGAATAATTTGAGTCCAAATTTCTTAGACTGCTTTTCTACATCCTTAGGCTTTGTGAGCGTCTCTGATTTATATGAAAAATTGACAGTACTTTTACTTTTCTCAGTAGGTGGGACCTGACATAATGAAGGAGGACAGTATGAGTCTTTACAGTCTTTTGCTGATTTCCTCTGTAGGGTAGAGGCATGCATGCTGTGCATGTCTTCTCTGCAACAATGGCAGGAGTCGCAGTGGTTTTTGGGTAGTGTTCGGTCCCTGACACAACCCGAGGCGGAGGGAGTTATAGTTCCTTGTTGTGGAGAGGTACATTGAGACCTGTCAGGTATCCTCTCATCCAAATGGTACCATTTACTGTTAGTTCTTATGAGAGATGGTGTTATAAAGTAAGTCTGTGGGGTTACAATGAAATAACCATCCGGAGTTGGGTATATTTTCCTCTCCCGTACAAGCATATTCAAAGTATGTCGAAGGATTTCTGGACTGGGTGTTGGAACTCCTAGAAATAACAGTAAACACATATCAGGAAGTGCATAAAACTGTGTATGACTCTCTGGTTTCCCCCTCCCCAACAAAAAGCTACTTTTTCCAATGTGCAAGCTGGAATATACTGAACAAACAACTCCAGTAAAGCATTTGTTAGGCATGCTCTTCTCTGTTTATTTCTCCACTTCAGATAATATCAATTATTGATTAAATAGTAGGCCATTAATAAAGTGCTAAAAAAAACTCGAAAGAACTTCTAGTCACTTTCAATGTGCAGGTGACCTTAAGCTACAAGATGGAATCACTGAAAATCAGAGAGTCAAGGGACATATTctaattttattcttcttccAACAGAGTATTTATATCCAAATTCACCAGAACTATCCTTATAATGCCTTATCACATATAAAGCAGTAGTTATTTGTTACTTTGGATGCCTAAGCTGCTTTTCCCATAGAATacctcacagaaaaaaaaaaaaaaaaaaaaaaaaaaaggcagttccTCAAACTGTCCCTTTATCACAAACCTGATTTAACTGATTTGCTCTCccattaaaatatgttttaactACATTAGCTGCACCAAAACAGAGACATCTTGAATGATTTAGTTCATCTTACCCAGAAAGTCTTTTCCATTAGGCTGGAAGTTACAGATTTAGGTCCCAAAAATTTGCTTCTCAGAGTTCCTTGTCCTTCAGGTGAGATGTGAGGGACCCTATCTAAGTGCATGTACGGCATACCAAGAGAGGGACAAGTATATCTACCCTGCATCAATGGCATATGGTAGACTAGGCACTGTCAGCCAGATCCTTCCCATCACCAGTTTACCTGCTGGATCCAGTGGGGCTTGACCAAGCcttcaatattttattatataaaacACTAAGTTGCACGTTGTGTATAAGAGTAAGTTCCATCTAGAGCTAAGGAAAAACTTTAGTTCACAAACTAGTTTTAAAAAGTCTGTTTATgttgaataaaaaattaaaatacttccaTGTTATCAGTGGAAAAAGCTATCTTCAATCAATAAGTTTTGTTTAACTAAAACGTATTTTAATTCTGAGCACTAGTCTGGTTTACGTTTTTAGaactaaagatttttttacaaACATTTGGATCGtctgttttaaacagaaaaagttaATAGTATTTATTCTGGGTCTTggtttgaaacaaaaataattagagAACAACTTAGGTTGGAAGACAACTCATGAATTCATCTGGTCAGCACCTCTACTAAAATCCTGGCCAATTTCGATGAGGTTGGTTAGGACCTTGTCAAGTCAAACTGTCTTGAAGAACAGAATTTCAATCCAtgcaaaaacatttcagtgaagCATATGCTTTTTACAAAAACACTTTATGGAGAAATCTCAGCTGGGGTGCCTGCAACAAAAACAGTATCTCCAGGAGCACACAGTGTCACCAGCTATTCACCAACATGTCAAAGGTTGGAGCCTGCAAGCTCATTGATCTCCTTCTGACAGCAACACCCATtaaaagcaacaagaaaaaaagaatttgtacTAATTCCTTAACTCATCCTCTTTCTTGCAGCTGGGTTGGAGACAACATATTCTTATGTCTGACTTTGAGTGTTGTTTGAACTTAAGTGACATGACCATACTACTCATATCCATACCTACAATCTTAAAATGGAAACAGCAAAGGGTTAGGAACCACATGGACATGAGTTAAAGCAGTTACTACAGAGAAGGCACCAGGGAGAAGTACATGGGGGCATGTGCTGGTTTTGACTGGGGTAGAGTTAATATAGCTCATGCACAGTCCATAGAGCTGAAATATTGGGGCCACTTTGGATGCAGGAAGTGAGAGGTCAAGATAGGATATAACTTGAGAGCAtaaatgagaatgaaaattagaaaaaaatacgGAGAATCAGGAGCTTgcattttctccccttttcatGCATGTGTCCTCAATTTCTGTAATAATCTGTATGAGAGCAACAAAGCTCCCAGAACCTCTAGATGCGTTAACATGCCAGGAACAGCAACAGGCGGGACAAGCTGAAATCCAGAAAGCTGGGGGAAAATAAAGTACTATTTGTCCCTAGCCCAGAATTCTGAATCTCTCTGGACTGAAGTAAACACTATGTGAGCTTCCTCTGGATTATGAGGGAAAGCAGGCTGTCCTCTGCATGAGCTTTTGACAGCACACAGGAACATGAAGAGTGATTTCAATCCCTGTAACCATCAGTAGTCATCTAACTCTTCATTCCTGCAGCGGAGCTGCTGTGTCTGCTTGGGCAATACCACCCCTTTGACATGATGATTTGCATCGTGACAAGATGTGGATGACTGCAAAAACTCAAGCTCATTTGTTTCTCCATCCCATGCTGAATATGCACTGCAGGGTCCACCCATGGTCCAACTCAGATgcacctgctctgcagcagccaacctctcttccttcctctacATGAACAACCTGTGCCATCCATTGCACTATTCAGAAGCTTACAAGTAAAGACTTCAGCATTTACTTACCTTTGTGAGAACCTAGTTCTTCATCCTTATTTTACTACAGAGACTTTTCTTAAGATACCGTTTTAAAAACGTCACAACACAAATAAAAGGGATGGAAGCATTTCTCCTGGGAGCTTAGAGAAAAGTTAGAGAAAGGGATTGAAATGGATGTTGAAATGGATGTACTGATGTTTTACAGCAATTTAGGCAAAAATGCACTGCaaatatatgttaaaaataataatacatatttttcacCCAGTAAACCGTAAGGGCTACAATATGCTGGGTGAGTCCCTAAACACCAGATGCACAGTAGTTACATTAATTGAGTAACTCCTGTGAATGGAGAATGCAgataaacagcaaagaaaaaaaaatcagtatgcCTGACAGTCAATGATGCTGTAAAGTTAATAGTGTCAGCCTTCTCTCAGGAGTTGAAGCCTATCACTTTTATCACTCCCAGCATACAGTC
Encoded here:
- the STOX2 gene encoding storkhead-box protein 2 isoform X3: MHIVVTSQLLWILYWSMEPDHRGSGDVSPISMSPITQSQFIPLGEILCLAISAMNSARKQVTQEALMEHLTTCFPGVPTPSPEILRHTLNMLVRERKIYPTPDGYFIVTPQTYFITPSLIRTNSKWYHLDERIPDRSQCTSPQQGTITPSASGCVRDRTLPKNHCDSCHCCREDMHSMHASTLQRKSAKDCKDSYCPPSLCQVPPTEKSKSTVNFSYKSETLTKPKDVEKQSKKFGLKLFRLSFKKDKTKQLANFSAQFPPEEWPLRDEDTPTTIPREVEMEIIRRINPDLTVENVMRHTALMKKLEEEKAQRSKAGSSAHHSGRSKKSRNHRKSHGKSRSHSKTRVSKGDPSDGSHLDIPAEREYEFYDPLTRSPREGCFIIEHKGDNYIMHSNPNMIESHFPMTPEWDVSGELAKRRTEMPFPEPSRGSSHSKVHRSHSHTQDRRSRNERSSKAKERSRSMDNSKGPLGSATLGTPEDIGEGCSPDDQTTSQTYIDDSTLRPSQSLGHQRALISSASYKETCIPEIAGGSVETPSSCSLLEQGKPTENLPPYSELNSCTTKSAVDDYFQCNTSSETVLTAPSPLGKNKEDHDTLTGTDGLKKMTPTERQSQHIAREPGVHKEESPKGPSSGSVISSQTPEVIANGRLVQHHSTESSSLDKRKEIFSKDTLFKPLHNTLPVNSYHKSNTPLLKPHQKTPSDTLPVRCEKLEQAMVTSVTQVMPVSQRQQDTTGNQEASFDYYNVSDDDDSEEGTNKNAEEEKNRDDVGTMQWLLEREKERDLQRKFEKNLTLLTPKETENSNNQRATHSARLDSMDSSSITVDSGFNSPRTRESLASNTSSIVESNRRQNPALSPAHGGAGPTFNFRATADPPTSEAEKLQKPGNCLQASVTSV